In Saccharothrix syringae, the following are encoded in one genomic region:
- a CDS encoding aldo/keto reductase — protein sequence MTAINQRRLGASGPAVSALGLGCMGMSDLYGPADEAEGVATIHAAIDAGVTLLDTGDFYGMGHNELLIREALRDRKRDDVLLSVKFGALRDPDGGWHGNDGRPETVRNSLAYTLRRLGTDHVDVYRPARLDPAVPIEETVGAIAEQVEKGHVRYIGLSEVGADTLRRAHAVHPIVDLQIEYALVTRGIEAEILPTARELGIGITAYGVLSRGLISGHWTPGRQADDFRATSPRFQGENLERNLDLVETLRVIAADKGVSVAQLAIAWVLARGEDVVPLVGARRRDRLTEALGALDVTLTAEDLARIDETVPEAAGDRYATAQMAHLDSER from the coding sequence ATGACCGCTATCAACCAACGGCGCCTGGGCGCGTCCGGTCCCGCCGTCTCCGCCCTCGGCCTGGGCTGCATGGGCATGTCCGACCTGTACGGCCCGGCCGACGAGGCCGAGGGCGTCGCCACCATCCACGCGGCGATCGACGCCGGCGTGACCCTGCTCGACACCGGCGACTTCTACGGCATGGGCCACAACGAACTGCTGATCCGCGAGGCCCTGCGCGACCGCAAGCGCGACGACGTGCTGCTCAGCGTGAAGTTCGGCGCCCTGCGCGACCCGGACGGCGGCTGGCACGGCAACGACGGCCGCCCCGAGACGGTGCGCAACTCCCTGGCCTACACCCTGCGCCGGCTGGGCACCGACCACGTCGACGTCTACCGCCCGGCCCGCCTGGACCCGGCGGTGCCGATCGAGGAGACCGTCGGCGCCATCGCCGAGCAGGTCGAGAAGGGCCACGTCCGGTACATCGGCCTGTCCGAGGTCGGCGCGGACACCCTGCGCCGCGCCCACGCCGTTCACCCGATCGTGGATCTCCAGATCGAGTACGCCCTGGTCACGCGCGGCATCGAGGCGGAGATCCTGCCGACCGCGCGCGAACTGGGCATCGGCATCACCGCCTACGGCGTGCTGTCCCGGGGCCTGATCTCGGGCCACTGGACGCCGGGGCGGCAGGCCGACGACTTCCGGGCGACCTCCCCGCGCTTCCAGGGCGAGAACCTGGAGCGCAACCTCGACCTGGTCGAGACGCTGCGGGTGATCGCCGCCGACAAGGGCGTCTCCGTGGCCCAGCTCGCCATCGCGTGGGTCCTGGCGCGGGGCGAGGACGTCGTCCCCCTGGTCGGCGCCCGCCGCCGCGACCGCCTGACCGAGGCCCTGGGCGCCCTGGACGTCACCCTGACCGCCGAGGACCTGGCCAGGATCGACGAGACCGTCCCCGAGGCCGCCGGCGACCGCTACGCCACCGCGCAGATGGCCCACCTCGACAGCGAGAGGTGA
- a CDS encoding winged helix-turn-helix domain-containing protein — MSADVARRIALGAQGFADPRPVGEPTRRHLQKVLSRVRLLQLDSVNVAVRAHYAPLFSRLGPYAPELVDEAAWSHSARRPRLLVETWAHEASLVPVEDWPLLRSGAKRQGWWKGHTELAARSPRLVEDIVAVVKELGPVGAGAIEKALEGGGPRRKDHWGWNWSEVKKICEFLFGEGVLTTGARRGFERLYDLTERVLPPEVLARRVTAEEGARELVARAATALGVATEPDLRDYYRLAPERSRQAVLELVEEGVLEPVVVRGWKAPAYKHAAARVPRRVEGRALLCPFDPLIWERARTERIFDFFYRIEIYVPAAKRVHGYYVFPFLLDGRLVGRVDLKADRAAGVLRVQAAHAEPGVDHGRVAVELAAELREMAGWLGLDEVAVVPRGDLAPALSVVVR, encoded by the coding sequence ATGAGCGCAGACGTCGCCCGCCGGATCGCGCTGGGCGCGCAGGGTTTCGCGGACCCGCGACCGGTCGGCGAGCCGACCAGGCGGCACCTCCAGAAGGTGCTCTCGCGCGTGCGGCTGTTGCAGCTGGACTCGGTGAACGTGGCGGTCCGCGCGCACTACGCGCCGCTGTTCAGCAGGCTCGGCCCGTACGCGCCGGAGCTGGTGGACGAGGCGGCGTGGTCGCACAGCGCCCGCCGGCCGCGGCTGCTGGTGGAGACCTGGGCGCACGAGGCGAGCCTGGTGCCGGTGGAGGACTGGCCGCTGCTGCGCTCCGGCGCCAAGCGCCAGGGGTGGTGGAAGGGGCACACCGAGCTGGCCGCGCGCTCGCCGCGGCTGGTCGAGGACATCGTGGCCGTGGTCAAGGAGCTGGGGCCGGTCGGGGCGGGCGCGATCGAGAAGGCGCTGGAGGGCGGCGGGCCGCGGCGCAAGGACCACTGGGGCTGGAACTGGTCGGAGGTCAAGAAGATCTGCGAGTTCCTGTTCGGCGAGGGCGTGCTGACCACCGGGGCGCGGCGCGGCTTCGAGCGGTTGTACGACCTGACCGAGCGCGTGCTGCCGCCCGAGGTGCTGGCCCGGCGGGTGACGGCCGAGGAGGGCGCGCGGGAGCTGGTGGCCCGCGCGGCGACGGCGCTGGGCGTGGCGACCGAACCGGACCTGCGCGACTACTACCGGCTCGCGCCCGAGCGCAGCCGGCAGGCCGTGCTGGAGCTGGTGGAGGAGGGCGTGCTGGAGCCGGTGGTGGTGCGCGGGTGGAAGGCGCCCGCGTACAAGCACGCGGCGGCGCGCGTCCCGCGGCGGGTGGAGGGGCGGGCGCTGCTGTGCCCGTTCGACCCGCTGATCTGGGAGCGGGCCCGGACCGAGCGGATCTTCGACTTCTTCTACCGGATCGAGATCTACGTGCCGGCGGCCAAGCGGGTGCACGGGTACTACGTGTTCCCGTTCCTGCTGGACGGGCGGCTGGTGGGCCGGGTGGACCTGAAGGCGGACCGGGCGGCCGGGGTGCTGCGGGTGCAGGCGGCGCACGCGGAGCCCGGGGTGGACCACGGCCGGGTGGCGGTCGAGCTGGCCGCGGAGCTGCGGGAGATGGCGGGGTGGCTGGGGCTGGACGAGGTCGCGGTGGTGCCGCGGGGCGACCTCGCGCCGGCGCTGTCGGTGGTGGTGCGGTGA
- a CDS encoding EamA family transporter, whose product MRWAALGVVYVVWGSTYVAIKFTIESMPPLLSAGLRFFLAGAVLALVVAWRGGMRMTARQLGTGVLLGVLLPAWGNGLVVLAEASVASGLAALLVASVPLYVVLMRRFAGERPPAVTHLGVLVGLVGLAVLLLDDVGGSSWWGPWVVLLAAFGWALGTFLSGRLPAPANPFALSAVEMLAGGAVLAVAGLLAGERVSPGSVTASSWVAWGYLVVIGSLLAFSSYVYVLGQLPVSTVATYAYVNPVIAVVLGVWLADERFGALQAVGGLLVVLAVVLVVRAERRPAPVG is encoded by the coding sequence GTGCGTTGGGCAGCGCTGGGCGTCGTGTACGTGGTGTGGGGTTCCACCTACGTGGCCATCAAGTTCACCATCGAGTCGATGCCGCCGCTGCTGTCGGCCGGGCTGAGGTTCTTCCTGGCGGGCGCCGTGCTGGCGCTGGTGGTGGCCTGGCGCGGCGGGATGCGGATGACGGCGCGGCAGCTCGGCACCGGCGTGCTGCTGGGTGTGCTGCTGCCCGCGTGGGGCAACGGCCTGGTGGTGCTGGCCGAGGCGTCCGTGGCCTCGGGCCTGGCCGCGCTGCTGGTGGCGTCCGTGCCGCTGTACGTGGTGCTGATGCGGCGCTTCGCCGGCGAGCGGCCGCCCGCGGTGACCCACCTCGGTGTGCTGGTCGGGCTGGTGGGGTTGGCCGTGCTGCTGCTGGACGACGTGGGCGGGTCGTCGTGGTGGGGGCCGTGGGTGGTGCTGCTGGCGGCGTTCGGGTGGGCCCTGGGCACGTTCCTGAGCGGCCGGCTGCCCGCGCCCGCGAACCCGTTCGCGCTGTCGGCGGTGGAGATGCTGGCCGGCGGGGCGGTGCTGGCGGTGGCGGGCCTGCTGGCCGGGGAGCGCGTGTCGCCCGGGTCCGTCACCGCGTCGTCGTGGGTGGCGTGGGGGTACCTGGTGGTGATCGGGTCGCTGCTGGCGTTCAGCTCGTACGTGTACGTGCTGGGGCAGTTGCCGGTGTCGACCGTGGCGACCTACGCGTACGTGAACCCGGTGATCGCCGTGGTGCTCGGGGTGTGGCTGGCGGACGAGCGGTTCGGCGCGCTCCAGGCGGTGGGCGGGCTGCTGGTGGTGCTCGCGGTCGTGCTGGTGGTCCGGGCGGAGCGCCGGCCCGCGCCGGTGGGGTGA
- a CDS encoding GNAT family N-acetyltransferase has protein sequence MADAAVRTATPDDVPEIARIHRDTWRTAYRDLLPEEVLADLDPAAGWAEAVAAGQVLVATEGRWLVGYCSVGAAPADEVALANGSLPADAATTALVSVLVEPRWGRRGHGGRLLAEASGRLRDAGATRAIAWVPEADKSSTAFYRKAEWEPDGTVRTLDAGGRPLREIRVSGGLTPPSPG, from the coding sequence ATGGCCGACGCCGCAGTGCGCACCGCGACCCCCGACGACGTCCCGGAGATCGCCCGCATCCACCGCGACACCTGGCGGACCGCGTACCGCGACCTGCTGCCCGAGGAGGTCCTGGCGGACCTCGACCCCGCGGCCGGGTGGGCCGAGGCCGTGGCGGCGGGCCAGGTGCTGGTGGCCACCGAGGGCCGCTGGCTGGTCGGGTACTGCTCGGTCGGCGCGGCGCCCGCGGACGAGGTGGCGCTCGCGAACGGCTCGCTGCCCGCCGACGCGGCCACGACGGCGCTGGTCAGCGTGCTCGTCGAGCCCCGCTGGGGTCGGCGCGGGCACGGCGGGCGGCTGCTGGCCGAGGCGTCCGGGCGGCTGCGCGACGCGGGGGCCACCCGGGCGATCGCCTGGGTGCCGGAGGCCGACAAGAGCTCCACCGCGTTCTACCGGAAGGCGGAGTGGGAGCCGGACGGCACCGTGCGGACCCTGGACGCCGGTGGGCGACCACTGCGGGAAATCAGGGTTTCCGGGGGGTTGACCCCACCTTCTCCGGGCTGA
- a CDS encoding YqaA family protein: MLGWLCLTFGVAFGSSLVPLISIELFVIGLVTQQPHLSWWWVGLAVAVGQMLGKLFYFLAARGSLHLPAFLRRAEKPKKSSPWRLRWRARMERVRDRCHRHPHWMLGTHAVSSVVGLPPFMFTTVLAGLAGMSSWLFMSTGVVGRFARFSVLAASPAAVAGWWVH; the protein is encoded by the coding sequence GTGCTTGGGTGGCTGTGCCTGACCTTCGGCGTCGCGTTCGGCTCGTCGCTGGTCCCGTTGATCAGCATCGAGTTATTCGTCATCGGCCTGGTGACGCAGCAGCCGCACCTGTCGTGGTGGTGGGTCGGGCTCGCCGTCGCCGTGGGCCAGATGCTGGGGAAGCTGTTCTACTTCCTGGCCGCGCGCGGCTCGCTGCACCTGCCCGCGTTCCTGCGGCGCGCGGAGAAGCCGAAGAAGTCCTCGCCGTGGCGGCTGAGGTGGCGGGCGCGGATGGAGCGGGTGCGCGACCGCTGCCACCGGCACCCGCACTGGATGCTCGGCACGCACGCGGTCAGCTCGGTGGTCGGGCTGCCGCCGTTCATGTTCACCACCGTGCTGGCGGGGCTGGCGGGCATGTCGTCGTGGCTGTTCATGTCCACCGGCGTGGTCGGCCGGTTCGCCCGGTTCAGCGTGCTCGCTGCGTCACCCGCCGCGGTCGCGGGGTGGTGGGTGCACTGA
- a CDS encoding tetratricopeptide repeat protein — translation MRTRSAAFLVTAALVVYFVLLGGRAVVLLGTGDPVGIGLGAGVLLLPVIGAWIAWTNLRFGFTTERMARRLAEEGALPDTSGLPRRPSGRVDREAADEWFERRRAEVEDRPGDWRAWFALAQAYDLAGDRGRARETMRKAITLFQEPTNQV, via the coding sequence ATGAGGACCCGTTCCGCCGCGTTCCTGGTCACCGCCGCGCTGGTGGTGTACTTCGTGCTGCTCGGCGGCCGGGCGGTGGTGCTGCTGGGCACCGGCGACCCGGTCGGGATCGGGCTCGGCGCGGGCGTGCTGCTGCTGCCGGTGATCGGCGCCTGGATCGCGTGGACGAACCTGCGCTTCGGCTTCACCACGGAGCGGATGGCGCGGCGGCTCGCGGAGGAGGGCGCCCTGCCCGACACCTCCGGGCTGCCGCGCCGCCCGTCCGGCCGGGTGGACCGGGAGGCCGCGGACGAGTGGTTCGAGCGCCGGCGGGCCGAGGTGGAGGACCGGCCGGGCGACTGGCGGGCGTGGTTCGCGCTGGCCCAGGCGTACGACCTGGCGGGTGACCGGGGACGGGCCCGGGAGACCATGCGCAAGGCCATCACGCTCTTCCAGGAGCCGACGAATCAGGTGTGA
- the dapB gene encoding 4-hydroxy-tetrahydrodipicolinate reductase: MTTQPSLDPASGSSAEPLRVGVIGARGRMGAEVVRAVEAAPDLEVVAMVDAGDWLFNLADAGAEVVVDFTNPDVVMDNIRFCVDNDIHAVVGTSGFDARRLGTIAEWLEPKPELGVLVAPNFAIGAVLSMRFAELAARYYDSVEVVELHHPRKVDAPSGTAAHTARLISQAREAAGLGPMPDATTQEAPGARGTLVGDVRVHSLRVAGLIAHQEVVFGTEGETLTLRHDSLDRKSFMPGVLLAVRSIAKHPGLSVGLDKYMDL; encoded by the coding sequence TTGACTACTCAGCCTTCGCTCGACCCCGCGAGCGGGTCCTCGGCCGAACCCCTCCGCGTGGGCGTCATCGGCGCGCGCGGCCGGATGGGCGCGGAGGTGGTCCGGGCGGTCGAGGCCGCGCCGGACCTGGAAGTCGTGGCGATGGTCGACGCGGGTGACTGGCTGTTCAACCTGGCCGACGCGGGCGCCGAGGTCGTGGTCGACTTCACCAACCCCGACGTGGTGATGGACAACATCCGGTTCTGCGTGGACAACGACATCCACGCGGTGGTGGGCACCTCCGGGTTCGACGCCCGCAGGCTGGGCACGATCGCCGAGTGGCTGGAGCCGAAGCCGGAGCTGGGCGTGCTGGTGGCGCCGAACTTCGCCATCGGCGCGGTGCTGTCCATGCGGTTCGCCGAGCTGGCCGCGCGGTACTACGACTCGGTCGAGGTGGTCGAGCTGCACCACCCGCGCAAGGTCGACGCGCCGTCGGGCACGGCCGCGCACACCGCCCGGCTGATCTCGCAGGCGCGGGAGGCGGCGGGGCTCGGCCCGATGCCGGACGCGACGACGCAGGAGGCGCCCGGCGCGCGCGGCACGCTGGTGGGCGACGTGCGGGTGCACTCGCTGCGCGTGGCCGGGCTGATCGCGCACCAGGAGGTCGTGTTCGGCACGGAGGGCGAGACGCTGACGCTGCGGCACGACTCGCTGGACCGCAAGTCGTTCATGCCGGGCGTGCTGCTGGCCGTGCGGTCGATCGCGAAGCACCCGGGGCTGTCCGTGGGGCTCGACAAGTACATGGACCTGTGA
- a CDS encoding M16 family metallopeptidase — translation MTTSVNGTAAGAQGTRGRPLPRRAPGHLQKPGTTVNLERGDDGVAVRRTLLPSGLRVITERVPGVRSASVGLWVQVGSRDERPDVAGAAHYLEHLLFKGTANRTAAAIAEEIDAVGGELNAFTAKEHTCYYAHVLDEDLPLAVDLVCDVVFEALCEPRDFETERGVVLEEIAMRDDDPEDLLHDAFLDALMGEHALGRPVLGTEQSIGDMRRDALFNFYKRRYTLPRMVLAVAGNVDHAQVLRLVRKRLGDRLDRVGTPVAPRVGRARIPSARKLVLHPDDTEQAHLMLGVRALDRHDERRFALNVLNAALGGGMSSRLFQEVRERRGLAYQVYSSVGLYADAGTLSVYAGCQPDRLGDVAGVVRDVLSTVARDGLSDAEVARGKGQLRGGLVLGLEDTSSRMSRIGKGELNYGDHLSVAQTLARIDAVSADEVAALARDLLRRPVAAAVVGPYAHADDLPSQVHEVIS, via the coding sequence GTGACCACGAGCGTCAACGGGACGGCCGCGGGTGCCCAGGGCACCCGCGGCCGTCCGCTTCCGCGCCGGGCACCCGGCCATCTCCAGAAGCCCGGCACCACGGTGAACCTGGAGCGCGGCGACGACGGCGTGGCCGTGCGCCGCACGCTGCTGCCGTCGGGGCTGCGCGTGATCACCGAGCGGGTGCCGGGCGTGCGGTCGGCCTCGGTGGGCCTGTGGGTGCAGGTCGGCTCGCGCGACGAGCGGCCGGACGTCGCCGGTGCCGCGCACTACCTGGAGCACCTGCTGTTCAAGGGCACGGCCAACCGCACGGCGGCGGCGATCGCGGAGGAGATCGACGCGGTCGGCGGCGAGCTGAACGCGTTCACCGCCAAGGAGCACACCTGCTACTACGCGCACGTCCTGGACGAGGACCTGCCGCTGGCCGTGGACCTGGTGTGCGACGTGGTGTTCGAGGCGCTGTGCGAGCCGCGCGACTTCGAGACCGAGCGCGGCGTGGTGCTCGAAGAGATCGCCATGCGCGACGACGACCCCGAGGACCTGCTGCACGACGCGTTCCTCGACGCCCTGATGGGCGAGCACGCGCTGGGCCGCCCGGTGCTGGGCACCGAGCAGTCCATCGGGGACATGCGGCGCGACGCGCTGTTCAACTTCTACAAGCGGCGCTACACGCTGCCGCGGATGGTGCTCGCGGTGGCGGGCAACGTGGACCACGCGCAGGTGCTGCGCCTGGTGCGCAAGCGGCTCGGCGACCGGCTGGACCGGGTGGGCACGCCCGTCGCGCCGCGCGTGGGCCGGGCCCGCATCCCGTCGGCGCGCAAGCTCGTGCTGCACCCCGACGACACCGAGCAGGCGCACCTGATGCTGGGCGTGCGGGCGCTGGACCGGCACGACGAGCGCCGGTTCGCGCTGAACGTGCTCAACGCCGCGCTGGGCGGCGGGATGAGCTCCCGGCTGTTCCAGGAGGTGCGGGAGCGGCGCGGCCTGGCCTACCAGGTGTACTCGTCGGTGGGCCTGTACGCGGACGCCGGCACGCTGTCGGTCTACGCGGGCTGCCAGCCCGACCGGCTGGGCGACGTGGCGGGCGTGGTGCGGGACGTGCTGTCCACGGTGGCCCGCGACGGCCTGTCCGACGCCGAGGTGGCCCGGGGCAAGGGGCAGTTGCGCGGCGGGCTCGTGCTGGGCCTGGAGGACACCAGCTCGCGCATGTCGCGCATCGGCAAGGGCGAGCTGAACTACGGCGACCACCTGTCGGTGGCGCAGACCCTGGCGCGCATCGACGCGGTCTCCGCCGACGAGGTCGCGGCGCTGGCGCGGGACCTGCTGCGACGCCCCGTCGCCGCCGCCGTGGTCGGCCCTTACGCTCACGCCGACGATCTGCCGTCCCAGGTGCACGAGGTGATCTCTTGA